A window from Bosea sp. ANAM02 encodes these proteins:
- a CDS encoding class I SAM-dependent methyltransferase codes for MPLDVVDLRAFYASPLGHVARRFIGRAMLRFWPDCARQRVLGLGYSTPYLSVLGLQAERTIAFMPAAQGVVNWPSPGLSASALVEPTLLPLPTASIDRVVLVHALEETESPDDLLEEVSRVLNPGGRMILVAPNRRGLWARMDGTPFGQGRPFSRRQLSTLMRGAEFSPEHWTEALYVPPLQRRLLMRSALAWEQIGAGLSLPFAGVHIIDATKQFYRRAPLRATRRSFALRPVLLPQPAPTPRAANPPVKPRTG; via the coding sequence ATGCCTCTCGACGTCGTCGACCTGCGCGCCTTCTATGCGAGCCCGCTCGGACATGTCGCCCGGCGCTTCATCGGCCGGGCGATGCTGCGCTTCTGGCCGGATTGCGCACGTCAGCGCGTGCTCGGCCTCGGCTATTCGACGCCCTATCTCTCCGTGCTCGGCCTGCAGGCCGAGCGGACCATCGCCTTCATGCCGGCCGCGCAAGGCGTGGTGAACTGGCCCTCGCCGGGCCTCTCCGCCTCGGCGCTGGTCGAGCCGACGCTGCTGCCCTTGCCGACCGCCTCGATCGACCGGGTCGTGCTGGTCCATGCGCTGGAGGAGACGGAAAGCCCCGACGACCTGCTGGAAGAAGTCTCGCGCGTGCTCAACCCCGGCGGGCGGATGATCCTGGTTGCTCCCAACCGTCGCGGGCTCTGGGCCCGGATGGACGGCACGCCCTTCGGCCAGGGCCGCCCCTTCAGCCGCCGCCAGCTCTCCACCCTGATGCGCGGCGCCGAATTCTCACCCGAGCACTGGACCGAGGCGCTCTATGTCCCGCCGCTGCAAAGGCGGCTGCTGATGCGCTCGGCGCTGGCCTGGGAGCAGATCGGCGCAGGACTTTCCCTGCCCTTCGCGGGCGTTCATATCATCGACGCTACCAAGCAGTTCTACCGCCGCGCTCCGCTGCGCGCGACACGACGCAGCTTTGCGCTGAGACCCGTCCTGCTGCCGCAACCGGCCCCGACGCCGCGTGCGGCAAACCCGCCCGTGAAACCACGAACGGGTTGA
- the gloB gene encoding hydroxyacylglutathione hydrolase: MAHAGYLTACRSGGPILPEEAMPLDLHVFRTLNDNAGALLHDPTSGACAAIDVPDAGETLAAAKAKGWTISDIFITHAHHDHTQGVAEVKRATGASVVGPADARTSAPLDRVLGEGDTVSFGGESFEIWHTPGHSDGHLSFVGRSARLALVGDVVFVMGCGRVQPGQMDRMWTSLTRLMALPGDVRLLGGHDYTLSNARFARSVDSANEALKARFTDAESAKAEGRFWALTTVAEEKATNPFFRAAEPALAKAVGLVGATPDEVFAALREAKNRF, from the coding sequence ATGGCTCATGCAGGGTACCTGACCGCCTGCCGTTCCGGCGGGCCGATCCTGCCGGAGGAAGCCATGCCGCTCGACCTTCACGTCTTCCGTACGCTCAACGACAATGCGGGCGCGCTGCTCCACGACCCCACCAGCGGGGCCTGCGCAGCCATCGACGTGCCCGACGCCGGCGAGACGCTCGCCGCTGCCAAGGCCAAGGGCTGGACGATCAGCGACATCTTCATCACCCATGCCCATCACGACCACACGCAGGGCGTCGCCGAGGTAAAGCGGGCGACCGGCGCCTCCGTCGTCGGCCCGGCCGATGCGCGGACAAGCGCGCCGCTCGACCGGGTTCTCGGCGAGGGCGATACCGTCAGCTTCGGCGGCGAGAGCTTCGAGATCTGGCATACGCCGGGCCATTCCGACGGTCACCTCAGCTTCGTCGGGCGCAGCGCCAGGCTCGCGCTGGTCGGCGATGTCGTCTTCGTCATGGGCTGCGGGCGGGTCCAGCCCGGCCAGATGGACCGGATGTGGACCTCGCTGACGCGCCTGATGGCGCTGCCGGGCGATGTCCGCCTGCTCGGCGGCCATGACTACACGCTCTCCAATGCCCGCTTCGCCCGCTCGGTCGATTCCGCCAACGAGGCGCTGAAGGCGCGCTTCACTGATGCCGAGAGCGCCAAGGCCGAGGGCCGCTTCTGGGCGCTGACCACGGTTGCCGAGGAAAAGGCGACCAATCCGTTCTTCAGGGCGGCCGAGCCGGCGCTGGCGAAGGCGGTCGGACTGGTCGGCGCAACGCCGGACGAGGTCTTCGCGGCCCTGCGCGAAGCCAAGAACCGGTTCTGA
- a CDS encoding GNAT family N-acetyltransferase: protein MLTKTDNSAFVLGCERRIINAWPALSTLIVGDWVLRFANGYSGRANSATPLSYGAELDATMLDLIEELYRADGLVPAIRLTPLVAEATRAAVLERGYRVKDKSFGQIAPLAGFAASEEAELQIEARPSQEWTAGAAALQSGNKTHVANLAAIIEKVRLPAAFATWLVEGEAVAFGMSVAELGMAEIGMICVHPEHRGHGYGRRIVQGLMGWAATMGCHSAYLQVEQSNAVAINLYGSLGFRQLYAYETRILD from the coding sequence ATGCTGACGAAGACGGACAACAGCGCATTCGTGCTCGGCTGCGAGCGGCGCATCATCAATGCCTGGCCGGCGCTGTCGACGCTGATCGTCGGCGACTGGGTGCTGCGCTTCGCCAATGGCTATTCGGGCCGGGCGAATTCGGCGACGCCATTGAGCTATGGCGCGGAGCTCGACGCCACGATGCTCGACCTGATCGAGGAACTTTATCGCGCCGATGGGCTCGTGCCGGCTATCCGCCTGACGCCGCTGGTGGCGGAGGCGACGCGCGCCGCGGTGCTGGAGCGCGGCTATCGTGTCAAGGACAAGTCCTTCGGCCAGATCGCGCCGCTTGCCGGCTTTGCGGCGTCCGAAGAGGCGGAATTGCAGATCGAGGCGCGGCCGAGCCAGGAATGGACGGCGGGTGCCGCCGCGCTCCAGAGCGGCAACAAGACCCATGTCGCCAATCTGGCCGCCATCATCGAGAAGGTCAGGTTGCCGGCTGCCTTCGCGACCTGGCTGGTCGAGGGCGAGGCGGTGGCCTTCGGCATGAGCGTCGCCGAGCTTGGCATGGCCGAGATCGGCATGATCTGCGTCCATCCCGAGCATCGCGGCCACGGTTATGGCCGCAGGATCGTGCAGGGGCTGATGGGCTGGGCCGCGACGATGGGCTGCCACAGTGCCTATCTGCAGGTCGAGCAGAGCAATGCCGTCGCGATCAATCTCTATGGCAGCCTCGGCTTCCGGCAGCTTTACGCCTACGAGACGCGCATCCTGGATTAA